A genomic segment from Flavobacterium sp. 9R encodes:
- the cysM gene encoding cysteine synthase CysM, which produces MKPQKLVDLIGNTPLVISQNLVQNPNVKLLLKLEGNNPGGSVKDRAAYNMIKSAIERGDIKKGDKLIEATSGNTGIALAMIAQLFNIEIELVLPEDSTIERTQTMRAYGATVILTPASTGIIGSRDYADKKVAEGGYIMLNQFANEDNWKAHYNTTGPEIWEDTEGTVTHFISAMGTTGTIIGTSTYLKEKNPSIQIVGAQPSDGSQIPGIRKWPQEYLPKIFDASKVDTVIEVSETEARAMTKRLAKEEGVFAGMSSGGSVAAAVKIAETLKSGVIVAIICDRGDRYLSSDLFE; this is translated from the coding sequence ATGAAACCACAAAAGTTAGTCGATCTTATTGGAAACACACCATTAGTAATAAGTCAAAATTTAGTACAAAATCCAAACGTAAAATTACTCCTAAAACTCGAAGGAAACAATCCTGGAGGAAGTGTAAAAGACCGTGCAGCCTACAATATGATCAAATCGGCAATCGAACGAGGGGATATCAAAAAAGGCGATAAATTAATCGAAGCAACCAGTGGAAACACGGGTATCGCTTTGGCAATGATTGCACAATTATTCAATATCGAAATAGAATTGGTTCTACCAGAAGATTCTACAATAGAACGCACGCAAACTATGAGGGCTTATGGTGCTACAGTAATCTTAACGCCTGCAAGTACAGGTATCATTGGTTCAAGAGATTATGCTGACAAAAAAGTAGCAGAAGGTGGCTATATAATGCTCAACCAATTTGCCAATGAGGACAATTGGAAGGCTCATTACAACACTACAGGCCCAGAAATATGGGAAGATACAGAAGGAACAGTAACGCATTTTATATCGGCTATGGGAACCACAGGAACCATTATTGGTACCTCAACCTATTTGAAAGAAAAAAATCCTTCTATTCAAATTGTTGGGGCACAACCTAGTGATGGCTCTCAAATTCCGGGTATTCGCAAATGGCCACAGGAATACTTGCCTAAAATTTTTGATGCTTCAAAAGTGGATACGGTTATAGAAGTATCCGAAACCGAAGCTAGAGCTATGACAAAACGTTTAGCAAAAGAAGAAGGTGTATTTGCAGGAATGAGTAGCGGTGGTTCTGTAGCAGCTGCTGTAAAAATTGCTGAAACCTTGAAGTCTGGGGTTATCGTTGCTATTATCTGTGATCGTGGTGATCGCTATTTGTCCTCAGATTTGTTTGAGTAA
- a CDS encoding acyloxyacyl hydrolase — translation MILKKTTLLLFSLISSIALAQESNSTTKNNFNFIGVGYTIGQTMPPISIYPETKNQQGFDLTLGTTTYENDSWAKLLNYPKTGILLSYADFGNQEKVGYGITVMPFFDFGVLNKLTNRIRLQVGLGGSYNNLIYDKVTHSGNHAISTHLTWAFRSFFYYDLVHRKDFNIKIGAGLTHFSNGHTRWPNLGLNSYLATVKTEFNFTKNTIPLSEETTDADPADTQTYYTTRLGLGYKTLFRNYNSLKNVYTASFGMGRIKNKSFKYGLNFYYRFYEDYYDYIKEEGSIVTTHFPELTNNPYQNATAFGVFSSCEVLINHFSVEAELGINLYKPAYKLDWHVNNGGYTSIDIADEFGTKAKIKQYISSRLGFRYYAITAKKAPRHNVFIAATINSNLGQADFSELSFGYVYSTKSKNK, via the coding sequence ATGATATTAAAAAAAACCACCTTACTCCTCTTCTCATTAATTAGTTCAATAGCACTAGCACAAGAAAGCAACTCAACAACCAAAAACAACTTTAACTTTATTGGAGTTGGTTATACAATTGGGCAAACTATGCCTCCAATAAGTATATATCCCGAAACAAAAAACCAACAAGGTTTTGATCTTACACTGGGCACCACGACTTATGAAAACGACAGTTGGGCCAAACTACTGAATTATCCAAAAACAGGTATACTGCTCTCCTACGCGGATTTTGGAAATCAAGAAAAAGTTGGCTATGGCATTACTGTAATGCCCTTTTTCGATTTTGGCGTTTTGAATAAGCTCACCAATAGAATCCGCCTTCAAGTCGGTTTGGGTGGTTCCTACAACAACCTCATCTATGATAAAGTGACCCATTCTGGGAACCATGCCATCTCAACACACCTTACCTGGGCTTTTCGATCCTTTTTCTATTATGATTTGGTGCATCGAAAAGATTTCAATATTAAAATTGGCGCTGGACTTACCCACTTTTCCAATGGTCACACCCGCTGGCCTAATCTTGGTTTAAATTCCTATTTAGCTACAGTTAAAACCGAATTTAATTTTACAAAAAATACTATTCCATTATCAGAGGAGACTACTGATGCTGATCCGGCAGATACACAAACCTACTATACTACTCGATTGGGATTGGGATATAAAACACTATTTAGAAATTACAATTCTCTTAAAAATGTATACACTGCCTCCTTTGGAATGGGTAGAATAAAGAACAAATCGTTCAAATATGGGCTAAACTTCTATTATAGATTCTATGAAGATTATTATGATTACATCAAAGAGGAAGGCAGTATAGTTACTACTCATTTTCCAGAATTAACAAACAATCCTTATCAAAATGCTACTGCTTTTGGGGTATTTAGTAGTTGTGAAGTTTTAATAAACCATTTTAGTGTAGAAGCCGAATTAGGAATTAATCTTTACAAACCAGCTTACAAATTAGATTGGCATGTAAACAATGGCGGCTATACCAGCATAGACATAGCTGACGAATTTGGCACGAAAGCAAAAATAAAACAATATATTTCCTCTCGTTTAGGCTTCCGTTATTATGCTATTACTGCAAAAAAAGCTCCGCGACACAATGTATTTATTGCTGCAACTATCAATTCTAACTTAGGGCAAGCGGATTTTTCTGAACTGAGCTTTGGATATGTGTATAGTACTAAATCGAAAAATAAATAA
- a CDS encoding OsmC family peroxiredoxin, producing the protein MKRHATAVWTGSLKEGAGKLSTQSTTLSNTQYSFTSRFEEGVGTNPEELVAAAHAGCFTMQLTAFIGETPAVIESIDTKCVINLVEGTIIGSHLTVNAKISGITDAIFQELVTKAEKNCPISKLFNTEITTSATLV; encoded by the coding sequence ATGAAAAGACATGCCACCGCAGTTTGGACTGGTTCCTTAAAAGAAGGAGCAGGGAAGTTAAGCACACAAAGTACTACTTTGTCAAATACCCAATATTCGTTTACTTCAAGATTTGAGGAAGGAGTAGGCACCAATCCCGAGGAATTAGTTGCTGCTGCACATGCAGGCTGTTTTACGATGCAGTTGACCGCTTTTATCGGAGAAACGCCAGCAGTTATCGAAAGTATTGATACCAAATGTGTGATTAACTTAGTAGAAGGAACGATTATCGGTTCGCATTTGACAGTAAATGCAAAAATTAGCGGTATTACAGATGCTATTTTTCAGGAACTAGTGACTAAAGCTGAAAAGAATTGTCCAATTTCTAAATTATTCAATACCGAAATTACTACTTCAGCCACTTTGGTATAA
- a CDS encoding VOC family protein, giving the protein MARINPYIHFNGNAEAAFLFYQSVFGGEFTALSRFKDIASEENPIADHEAHKIMHIALPIGDSNLLMGSDVPEVLGQVNENENRSKIMISAASKEEAYHIFNGLSAGGTVEVPMDESPWGTLFGMFRDQFGIEWMIDFNPEK; this is encoded by the coding sequence ATGGCTAGAATAAACCCTTATATTCATTTCAACGGCAATGCCGAAGCCGCTTTTTTGTTTTATCAATCGGTTTTTGGTGGTGAGTTCACCGCGTTGTCGCGTTTCAAAGACATCGCTTCTGAAGAAAATCCTATAGCAGATCATGAAGCGCATAAAATTATGCATATCGCATTACCAATTGGTGATTCGAATTTGCTTATGGGAAGTGATGTTCCAGAGGTGTTGGGACAAGTAAATGAAAACGAAAACCGAAGTAAAATTATGATTAGCGCTGCCAGCAAAGAAGAAGCGTATCATATTTTTAACGGACTTTCAGCAGGAGGTACGGTAGAAGTACCAATGGATGAAAGTCCTTGGGGAACACTATTTGGTATGTTTCGAGACCAATTCGGAATTGAATGGATGATAGATTTTAATCCTGAGAAGTAA
- a CDS encoding SRPBCC family protein, which yields MATNTVQLHRVLAAPVAKVFRAFVEADAMASWLPPYGFVCKVDHLEAKEGGTYRMSFTNFTTGSSHSFGGEYLEILPNEKLKYTDVFVDPNLPGQMITTIQFETVLCGTQLWITQEGIPEAIPTEMCYLGWQESLEKLKRLVEPNIPDA from the coding sequence ATGGCAACAAACACTGTTCAGCTACACCGCGTTTTGGCGGCACCTGTCGCAAAAGTATTTCGAGCATTTGTAGAGGCAGATGCAATGGCTTCTTGGTTACCTCCTTATGGCTTTGTTTGCAAAGTAGACCATTTGGAAGCCAAAGAAGGAGGAACCTATCGAATGTCGTTTACCAATTTTACTACAGGCAGTAGCCATTCGTTTGGAGGCGAATATCTAGAAATACTGCCCAACGAAAAATTGAAATATACCGATGTCTTTGTTGATCCCAATTTGCCTGGTCAAATGATTACTACGATTCAGTTTGAAACCGTTTTGTGCGGCACCCAGCTTTGGATTACTCAAGAAGGGATTCCTGAGGCCATTCCAACAGAAATGTGTTACTTAGGTTGGCAAGAATCGCTAGAGAAACTAAAACGTTTGGTAGAGCCTAACATTCCCGATGCTTAA